The Desulfobacterales bacterium nucleotide sequence GGTCACAGGGGCAGGCGGTCAGGTCGGATGGGAGATTGCCAGACAGCTTTCCGGAACCACGATTCAGGCGGCGCTTTTCAACCGGCAGCAACTCGACATCACGAACCCGGTCGCGGTTAAGGCGGTATTTCAAGCGGAAAAGCCCGATCTTTTGATCAATGCCGCGGCTTACACAAAGGTGGATTTAGCGGAAACAGAACCCGAAGCGGCCTTTTCGATCAACCGGGAAGCTTCAGGGCTCTTGGCCGAATGCTGTGCCTTCGCGGGCATCCCCATGATTCATTTTTCCACCGATTATGTCTTTGACGGCACGAAAACCGAGCCTTATACGGAATCAGATTCCGTTTCCCCGGTCGGCACCTATGCGCTCAGTAAGGCCGGGGGGGAAGTCCTTGTCAGAGAGCGCCTGGCGCAACATGTGATCCTTCGAACCTCATGGGTTTACGGCGTTCATGGCGCCAATTTCGTTCACACCATGCTCCGTATCGGAAAAGAGAAAAGCCGAATCGGCGTGGTCGCCGATCAGTTCGGCAGTCCCACCGCGGCGGCCGATCTGGCGGCAACAGTGCTTTTACTCGCCGAACGGATTCGTAACAAGGCATCCTTTCCCTGGGGAACCTACCATTATTGCGGCCTAGGCGTCACAACCTGGTATGCGTTCGCCGCCGCTATTTTCAAACACGCCGTTGCGTTCGGCTATCCTTATCATCCGGAAGTCTTTCCGATTTCAACGGCGCAATACCCCACACCGGCGCATCGCCCCGCTTATTCAGCGCTTGATTGCACTAAAATATTCCGGAACATAGGGATTCAACCGATTCCCTGGCAAGAGCGCCTTTCCAAAGTCTTAAAAGAGATTCTGTCCCCATCATGACGCACGAATCACGACCCCCCGTGGAATTGCTGGCCCCAGCCGGCAGCCCGGAAAAGCTTGAAATCGCCATTCACTACGGCGCGGACGCGGTTTATCTGGCGGGCAAGGCATTCAGCCTGCGAAATTTTTCAGGCAACTTTTCCATGGCGGAACTCAAGCACGGCATCGCCGATGCCCACCAAAAAGGCGTAAAGGTCTATGTCGCGACCAATGTCTTTTCCAGAAACCATGAGCAGTCCGCCATTGCGGCGTATCTTGCGGCAGTGGGTCGAATGGAACCGGATGCCTTCATTATATCCGATCCGGGCGTGCTTCGAATCGCACAACAGCACGCACCGCACATTCCCATCCATCTGAGCACTCAGGCCAACACGACCAACCTTAACAGCGCGCTTTTCTGGCGGGATTCGGGGGTTAAGCGGATCAACACGGCACGGGAGCTCTCCCTGGAAGAAATCCGTGGCATATCGGACGCCTGCGATATTGAGATCGAAGCCTTTGTTCACGGCGCCATGTGCATGTCATACTCGGGAAGATGCCTGCTGAGCGCGTTTATGACCCATCGCGACAGCAACCGCGGCATGTGCGCGCATCCCTGCCGCTGGCGCTATGCCGTGGTTGAAGAAACGCGGCCCGGAAAATACTTTCCCGTCTTTGAAGATGATCGCGGCGCCTATATTTTCAATGCAGCGGATCTGTGCATGATCGACCATTTGCCGGCAATGATACGCGCCGGCATATCCTCACTTAAAATCGAAGGCCGAATGAAGGGAATCAATTATCTGGCCGCCACGGTCAAGGTATACCGGGAAGCCATTGACGACTATACCAACCATTCGGCAACCTTTGGAGTCAAGGACGCCTGGCGGCAAGAACTCTCCCACATCAGTCACCGCTCCTACTGCACGGGATTTTACTTCGGTGATCCGGACCAGATTCTTCCGAACTACGACAATGCCTCTCCCGCCACCCTGCAAACCTTTCTGGGAAAGGTGGTTCAAAACTTGGGCCATAAAACGCTGCTGATCGATACGCGAAATAAGTTCTTCGACGGCGAGTGGGTGGAAATCCTTCCCGCCAGAGGCCCGGCAAGAAAAGATCAAATCACTTCCATTCGGGATGAAACGGGCAAAGCCCTTTCCTTTGTTCAGCCCAATCGGCAGGTCCTGGTGACTCTGGGGCGGGACTATGCCCCGAACGACCTGATTCGCCGGCCCTGCTGACCGTCCTCACCACAGCATTCGGTCGAACGCGACGGGTCGAGTGCCCCGTAGCAGCATCCATTGCGAATTTTCGCTCACGCGTTTTTTAGAAGTGTCAGCGCCGCCTCGAATTTCGCATTGACCGATCGGCTGATTTCCGCAGCCTCGGTCAACAACCCAGCAACTGCTTCCAGGTGGACGCCCTTTGATCTATCCGCCCATTCGGTATAGGTCGCCGCATGGTCCGCATTGTGTTTAATCCAGTGATCAAGCAGTTTGATCAATTTTTCCTCAAATGACAGGCTGGATGACACGTCATGCGAATGCCCGTGCGTATGATGGGATTCCTGATGATGGGGGTGATGATCGTGCTTATGATCGTGTGTATGATCGTGGGACATGGGCGGCTCCTTATAAACAATGATTGGCTGAAATAAATGATTGCAACATCATTCGTTACTATTACCTTTACGCAAACCCGTCAAGGATAACAACCCTTTCGGGCAGGGCCGCAACTTTTTTCCGATCCCCCTCAAAGCTTTCGCTCCTGGCTGTTCATTTCTACCTGCAATTGCCCTGCCCTTTCGGGGAAATGACATTGTGCGGTTTGACTTGCGGTCGTTCGGGGGAGTATGCTTTCAGCAGTTGATACGAAAATAATACTCTGAGGATTTGAATGCATGATGGATTCGTCGTTAGTCGCTGCAACCCACCGTCAGGCCGAAATGCTGGCCAATAAGGTCACAAAGCGGTTTAAGCATCTTCACAAGCGTTTTGCCAAACAAGATATCGAGGCCTTCAGGCTGTATGACTGGGATATTCCGGAAATACGGGCGGCCGTCGACTGGTATGCCGGGCATCTGGTCATGGCGGAGTACGTGCGGCGGCAATCAACGCCCGAATGGTTGCCGATGATGGGGGCAGCGGTCGCAGAGGCGCTCTCGGTTCCCCCGGAAAAGCTTCATCTGAAAGAAAGACGCGTCGGAAAACCGGACAGCAGCCGCTACGAACGGCTTGATTATACCGACCGAAAAATCATTGTTTCGGAAAGGGATTTGAAATTCTATGTGAATCTCAATGACTTTGTGGATACCGGTCTTTTCTCGGATCATCGAAACACAAGGCAGATGGTCAAAGAGTTGGCTTATGGAAAGGATTTTCTGAACCTGTATTGCTATACGGGATCATTTTCCTGCTACGCCGCAAAGGGCGGCGCCACATCATCAGTTTCCGTGGACAGATCCGAAAGCGCCATTACGTGGGCAAAAGAAAATATGGCGCTCAACGGCATTTCCGGGGAATCCCATCGGTTCGTTCAATCACCCGCTTTTGCTTATTTGGAGCTTGCCAAACGCAACAACCGTGTCTTTGATCTGGCCGTGGTCGATCCGCCCTCTTTTTCAACCACCAAAAACGGGCGAAATGATTTCGATGTTTCAAGAGATCATCCAATCCTTCTAAGGGCGGTGATGGCCGTCATGAAAAAGGGCGGCACGATTTTCTTTTCCACCAATCATCAGAATTTCGAGCCGCTCATGGCAGGCTTGGAACTAAGCCATCTCACTGAGATAACAAAACAAACCATTCCGGAAGACTATATCACCAAAAAACGCACCATTCACCGTTGTTGGAAAATACGCGTTTGACATTTCAGCAACTGAATGCCCGCGGTCATGGCGGCAATCGCCGGTTCAAAGCCCGAAGGCAATAACCCCATGGTTGCACGTCGATGATGGTCAGTCCTCCATGAGATTGCCCAATTGCAAAGAGATTTTCCAGCGGCATGCCCAAAAGACGGCAGAGAAGCACGCGAATGACCCCAGCATGGGTCACGATGAGGGTTTTGCGTTGATGCCGACGGGCCAGCGTCTCGAAAATCGGCCAGACCCGGTGTTGCAGGTCACGAAAGGATTCCCCTCCCGGCGGACGATGGTCTGCAATGAACTCGCCTCGCTGCTCAAACGCTTGAGGATAAAGGGTGTTGATCGTATCAAAACCCTGCCCCTCCCATGCGCCCAAAGAGATTTCCCTTAGCTCGGGGTTCGCCCGCGGCGCAAGGGAACAGAGTGCGCCGATTATTTGCGCTGTTTGCAGGCAACGGGTCAGATCACTGCAACAAATTTCATCCAGCGCGGCATCAGCAAAATAGTCCGCCCATGCGCGAGCCTGCGCTACACCGATGTCTCTCAGCGGCAAGTCCTGCTGGCCGATATAATAGCGTTTGCTGCTCCCCGGAGATTTAATGGCGCCGTGGCGTAACAAAAAAATCGTGTTACGGGGTGATCCGTTGGTTGCGGAAATAAGCGGCGCCTTTTTCATCGTTTCTTCTCGTCAAGCGGTCCGGCGGCACCTACGATCGTATCAATGGCAAGACCGGTAAGCCGCTCCACTTCGGCCTGAATACGGCGGGCATTTTCTCTTCTTCGCGCAATTTGCGAGACGGCGAAAGGGTCCAGGCCGTAC carries:
- the rfbD gene encoding dTDP-4-dehydrorhamnose reductase, with amino-acid sequence MKLLVTGAGGQVGWEIARQLSGTTIQAALFNRQQLDITNPVAVKAVFQAEKPDLLINAAAYTKVDLAETEPEAAFSINREASGLLAECCAFAGIPMIHFSTDYVFDGTKTEPYTESDSVSPVGTYALSKAGGEVLVRERLAQHVILRTSWVYGVHGANFVHTMLRIGKEKSRIGVVADQFGSPTAAADLAATVLLLAERIRNKASFPWGTYHYCGLGVTTWYAFAAAIFKHAVAFGYPYHPEVFPISTAQYPTPAHRPAYSALDCTKIFRNIGIQPIPWQERLSKVLKEILSPS
- a CDS encoding U32 family peptidase, which codes for MTHESRPPVELLAPAGSPEKLEIAIHYGADAVYLAGKAFSLRNFSGNFSMAELKHGIADAHQKGVKVYVATNVFSRNHEQSAIAAYLAAVGRMEPDAFIISDPGVLRIAQQHAPHIPIHLSTQANTTNLNSALFWRDSGVKRINTARELSLEEIRGISDACDIEIEAFVHGAMCMSYSGRCLLSAFMTHRDSNRGMCAHPCRWRYAVVEETRPGKYFPVFEDDRGAYIFNAADLCMIDHLPAMIRAGISSLKIEGRMKGINYLAATVKVYREAIDDYTNHSATFGVKDAWRQELSHISHRSYCTGFYFGDPDQILPNYDNASPATLQTFLGKVVQNLGHKTLLIDTRNKFFDGEWVEILPARGPARKDQITSIRDETGKALSFVQPNRQVLVTLGRDYAPNDLIRRPC
- a CDS encoding class I SAM-dependent methyltransferase, which translates into the protein MMDSSLVAATHRQAEMLANKVTKRFKHLHKRFAKQDIEAFRLYDWDIPEIRAAVDWYAGHLVMAEYVRRQSTPEWLPMMGAAVAEALSVPPEKLHLKERRVGKPDSSRYERLDYTDRKIIVSERDLKFYVNLNDFVDTGLFSDHRNTRQMVKELAYGKDFLNLYCYTGSFSCYAAKGGATSSVSVDRSESAITWAKENMALNGISGESHRFVQSPAFAYLELAKRNNRVFDLAVVDPPSFSTTKNGRNDFDVSRDHPILLRAVMAVMKKGGTIFFSTNHQNFEPLMAGLELSHLTEITKQTIPEDYITKKRTIHRCWKIRV
- a CDS encoding histidine phosphatase family protein translates to MKKAPLISATNGSPRNTIFLLRHGAIKSPGSSKRYYIGQQDLPLRDIGVAQARAWADYFADAALDEICCSDLTRCLQTAQIIGALCSLAPRANPELREISLGAWEGQGFDTINTLYPQAFEQRGEFIADHRPPGGESFRDLQHRVWPIFETLARRHQRKTLIVTHAGVIRVLLCRLLGMPLENLFAIGQSHGGLTIIDVQPWGYCLRALNRRLPP